One Rhododendron vialii isolate Sample 1 chromosome 2a, ASM3025357v1 genomic region harbors:
- the LOC131317375 gene encoding uncharacterized protein LOC131317375 → MVNRRSELGYENGESSNTNPDLAQIMQALVTALNANRRNQNRDDEPMTRTRAMNEFCKRRPSTFNGDTNPTVAETWLKEVKVILNTLEITRNGDRKALATYQLKGEARYWWDLMEATHAIATMTIAEFETLFLDKYFPTPLRLAKEQEFINLKQGTMTVTQYAAKFEELSRYAQTAIATKDKKARRFEWGLTTAKRAVVAQAFPTYSGVVNCALRLESEENDFKTRWRKAIGNTGGPI, encoded by the coding sequence atggtgaaccgacgtaGTGAACTAGGATATGAGAACGGTGAATCCTCTAACACCAACCCCGACCTGGCTCAAATCATGCAAGCGCTCGTAACagccttgaacgccaaccgaCGAAACCAAAACCGTgatgatgaacctatgacccgaacccgagcgatgaacgaatTTTGCAAACGCCGACCTTCGACCTTCAATGGAGATACCAACCCTACCGTGGCTGAAACATGGCTGAAGGAAGTCAAGGTGATCCTGAACACCTTGGAGATTACCCGAAATGGAGATCGTAAAGCCTTAGCCACATACCAGTTAAAAGGAGAAGCCCGTTATTGGTGGGAtttgatggaggcaacccacgccatagccaccatgaccaTTGCCGAGTTCGAGACCCTATTTCTCGACAAGTACTTCCCCACACCCCTTCGTCTAGCCAAGGAGCAAGAGTTCATCAACCTGAAGCAAGGAACGATGACCGTCACTCAATACGCGGCCAAGTTTGAGGAACTATCTCGTTACGCCCAAACTGCCATTGCAACGAAGGACAAGAAGGCGAGAAGGTTTGAGTGGGGGCTGACCACTGCTAAAAGGGCTGTGGTAGCTCAGGCTTTCCCCACCTATTCCGGTGTGGTGAATTGTGCTCTTCGACTAGAGAGCGAGGAAAATGACTTtaaaacccgatggaggaaggcgatAGGCAACACTGGCGGACCTATCTGA